A single genomic interval of Gossypium raimondii isolate GPD5lz chromosome 11, ASM2569854v1, whole genome shotgun sequence harbors:
- the LOC128034708 gene encoding L-type lectin-domain containing receptor kinase IX.1-like, with protein sequence MGHSNQDLDTYVAVKRISKASKQGIKEYASEVKIISRSRHKNLVKLIGQCHEKGELILVYEFMANGSLDSHLFKGKTLLTWEVRFKIVQDLASALFYLHEKGDHCVLHRDIKASNIMLDSSFNAKLGDFGLARLVDHAKASQTTHLAGTMGYLAPECVSSGKASKESDVYSFGVVALEIACGRRSIEPKYEESQASLVTWVWNAYGSQRLPDVADPKLCMNFDAKQMECLLMVGLWCVHPDQHLRPSIRQTLQVFNFEAPLPKLPGTRPTPTYDAQTTSEIQASHVFRV encoded by the exons ATGGGTCATTCCAATCAG GACTTGGATACTTATGTTGCTGTTAAACGGATTTCAAAGGCCTCTAAGCAAGGAATTAAGGAATATGCATCTGAAGTGAAGATTATTAGCCGATCAAGGCACAAGAATCTTGTGAAGCTTATTGGCCAGTGTCATGAAAAAGGAGAACTTATACTTGTTTATGAGTTCATGGCTAATGGCAGCCTAGATTCCCATCTTTTTAAAGGTAAAACCTTATTGACTTGGGAAGTGAGATTTAAAATTGTGCAGGACCTGGCATCAGCACTATTCTATCTACATGAAAAGGGTGACCATTGCGTACTACACAGAGATATCAAAGCGAGCAACATTATGTTAGATTCTAGTTTCAATGCTAAACTTGGGGATTTCGGACTTGCTAGGCTAGTGGATCATGCAAAAGCGTCACAAACCACCCATTTAGCTGGGACTATGGGCTATTTGGCACCTGAATGCGTTTCATCGGGAAAGGCTAGCAAGGAATCGGATGTCTACAGTTTTGGAGTTGTGGCATTGGAGATTGCATGTGGCAGAAGATCAATAGAGCCCAAATATGAAGAATCTCAAGCTTCGTTGGTAACCTGGGTGTGGAATGCTTATGGAAGCCAACGGTTGCCTGATGTAGCTGACCCAAAACTATGTATGAACTTTGATGCTAAACAAATGGAATGCTTGTTAATGGTTGGACTGTGGTGCGTCCATCCAGACCAGCATTTAAGACCATCTATAAGGCAAACACTTCAGGTTTTTAATTTCGAAGCACCGTTGCCGAAGCTTCCAGGTACGAGGCCAACTCCAACATATGATGCACAAACCACTTCAGAAATTCAAGCGAGCCATGTTTTTCGGGTATGA
- the LOC105761332 gene encoding probable leucine-rich repeat receptor-like serine/threonine-protein kinase At3g14840 gives MFIHRLLFASIFIVCCLTTLTNGASLPNGEVEALRSIGNTLGKTDWNFNINPCDQGDTWLNQSTRYYANNVTCDCSFNNNTICHVVRILLKAQNLSGTLPLNLTSLPYLQEIDLTRNYLNGTIPSEWGSATRLVSISLLGNRLTGSIPRGLANLRNLTSLVLENNRLSGTLPAALGNLPKIERLHLSSNNFTGEIPEMFANLTSLKEFRISDNNFTGQIPDFIFRNWTNLEQIYIEASGLIGPIPSINATLENLEYIIISDLNGANTTFSQLVIDATLPKLDRFMLRSCNLIGEIPASFGTFTSIKILDLSFNRLSGKIPDELSNLDFDNMFLNGNNFNGSVPQWILDTREKVDLSYNNFTNTGVSDCRQNSVNLFSSIARVNNTGIVPCLTSQITCPSELLQFVHINCGGREITVNDTIYEADYDGAGPSTFYRSTNWAFSSTGIFLSDDRPDDILVLDNRQVSVDGDEKQLYESARLAPSSLTYYAFCLANATYSVNLHFAEIQFTNDRNYSSLGRRIFDVYIQGKQELKDFNIEEEAGGAGIPKVKNFTVNVTDSTLEIRFQWAGKGTTSIPERSIYGPLISAISILDPTYKPPSESDGGIATAAVVGIVGGAVFAALLILGILWWKGCLKQKSTLEQDLKGIELQTTSFTLRQIKAATNDFHASNKIGEGGFGPVYKGTLADGTVIAVKQLSARSKQGNREFVTEIGMISALQHPHLVKLYGCCIEGNQLMLIYEYLENNSLARALFGTQESQLTLDWPTRMKICIGIARGLAYLHEESRLKIVHRDIKATNVLLDKNLNPKISDFGLAKLDEEENTHISTRIAGTYGYMAPEYALHGHLTEKADVYSFGIVALEIVSGRCNTKSRPKQEPFILLEWAHVLKENGNLLELVDTRIGSDCNTDEVMAMINIALLCTNPTSSARPLMSSVVSMLEGKAEVHEYLTDSSISSNRQMSAEIMKKLYRKLEEDDTNVSQTRSMLADGPWTNSSTSAADLYPVSLTSGYLQNRDSTN, from the exons ATGTTCATTCATCGACTCCTTTTTGCTTCAATATTCATAGTGTGTTGCCTCACAACGCTTACAAATGGAGCTTCACTTCCAAATGGTGAAG TGGAAGCTTTGAGAAGTATTGGTAACACATTGGGGAAGACAGACTGGAACTTTAATATTAATCCATGCGATCAAGGCGATACTTGGTTGAACCAATCCACACGTTATTATGCTAATAATGTTACTTGTGATTGCTCCTTCAACAATAACACCATCTGTCATGTGGTTCGCAT ATTGCTTAAGGCTCAAAATCTCTCGGGGACTCTCCCACTAAACTTGACAAGTCTCCCTTACTTGCAAGAAAT TGACCTAACTCGCAACTATCTTAATGGCACCATTCCTTCAGAATGGGGTTCTGCTACCCGACTCGTCAGCAT TTCACTTCTTGGAAATCGATTAACAGGTTCAATCCCAAGAGGACTAGCAAATCTCAGAAATCTTACCAGCTT AGTCCTTGAGAACAATCGTCTTTCAGGAACTTTGCCTGCAGCACTAGGGAATCTACCCAAAATTGAGCGACT GCATCTTAGTTCCAACAATTTTACTGGTGAAATACCTGAAATGTTTGCTAACCTAACTTCATTGAAGGAATT TCGGATTAGTGACAACAACTTTACAGGACAGATTCCTGACTTCATATTCCGAAATTGGACAAATCTTGAACAGAT ATATATAGAGGCAAGTGGTTTGATTGGGCCAATTCCATCCATTAATGCTACTTTAGAAAACTTAGAATACAT AATAATTAGTGACTTGAATGGAGCTAACAcaactttttcacaattggTCATCGATGCCACTTTGCCTAAATTGGATAGATT CATGTTGAGGAGTTGCAATCTCATTGGAGAGATACCTGCTTCTTTTGGGACATTTACATCCATAAAGATATT AGATCTCAGCTTTAATAGACTTAGTGGAAAAATTCCAGATGAGCTTTCTAATCTTGATTTCGATAATAT GTTCTTAAATGGAAACAATTTTAATGGATCAGTCCCTCAATGGATACTCGATACAAGAGAAAAAGT GGATCTTTCTTATAACAACTTCACAAACACAGGTGTATCAGATTGCCGACAAAATAGCGT GAACTTGTTCTCAAGCATTGCAAGAGTCAATAACAC GGGAATTGTTCCATGTTTGACTAGCCAAATTACCTGCCCATCAGAAC TTTTGCAATTTGTCCATATAAACTGTGGAGGGAGAGAAATAACTGTTAATGACACCATTTATGAAGCCGATTACGATGGAGCCGGGCCTTCGACATTTTACCGAAGTACCAACTGGGCATTTAGCAGCACCGGAATTTTTCTAAGCGATGACCGCCCCGACGACATCTTAGTTTTGGACAATAGACAAGTGTCTGTCGATGGCGATGAAAAACAACTCTACGAAAGTGCAAGGCTTGCGCCTAGCTCTTTGACATACTATGCATTTTGTCTCGCCAATGCAACTTACTCAGTAAACCTCCATTTCGCTGAGATTCAGTTCACTAATGATCGAAATTATAGCAGCTTGGGGAGACGCATATTTGATGTTTACATTCAG GGAAAGCAGGAGCTGAAGGATTTCAATATTGAAGAAGAAGCTGGAGGGGCAGGCATACCAAAAGTAAAAAACTTCACTGTAAATGTAACGGATAGCACTTTGGAGATCCGTTTCCAATGGGCCGGGAAAGGGACAACTTCTATACCGGAGAGAAGCATTTACGGTCCTCTTATCTCAGCAATATCTATTTTAGATCCTA CTTATAAACCTCCATCAGAAAGCGACGGTGGTATTGCGACAGCTGCAGTGGTCGGTATTGTGGGCGGAGCAGTGTTTGCTGCTTTGTTGATTTTAGGCATTCTTTGGTGGAAGGGCTGTTTAAAACAGAAGAGTACTTTGGAACAAG ATCTAAAAGGTATAGAGTTGCAGACAACTTCCTTTACCTTAAGGCAAATTAAAGCTGCTACAAACGATTTTCATGCTTCTAATAAGATCGGAGAAGGTGGTTTTGGTCCCGTTTACAAG GGTACTCTAGCAGATGGCACAGTGATTGCTGTGAAGCAGCTATCAGCTCGATCGAAACAAGGAAACCGTGAGTTTGTGACTGAGATTGGCATGATTTCAGCTCTACAACACCCTCATCTGGTAAAGTTGTACGGCTGTTGCATTGAAGGAAATCAATTGATGCTTATATACGAGTACTTGGAAAACAACAGCCTTGCTCGGGCATTATTTG GGACACAAGAGTCTCAGTTGACATTAGACTGGCCAACAAGAATGAAGATCTGCATTGGTATAGCTAGAGGGTTAGCTTACCTCCATGAGGAAtcaaggttgaagattgtgcaTAGAGACATAAAGGCCACTAATGTGTTGCTTGATAagaatctaaaccctaaaatatcTGACTTCGGTTTGGCCAAGcttgatgaagaagaaaataccCACATTAGTACCCGAATTGCAGGAACTTA TGGCTATATGGCTCCTGAGTATGCATTGCATGGCCATTTGACAGAGAAAGCGGATGTTTATAGTTTTGGGATAGTGGCTCTCGAAATTGTTAGCGGGAGGTGCAACACTAAAAGCCGCCCAAAGCAAGAACCTTTCATTCTCCTTGAATGG GCTCATGTTTTGAAGGAGAATGGGAACTTGTTGGAATTAGTTGATACAAGGATTGGCTCAGATTGCAACACAGATGAAGTCATGGCAATGATCAACATTGCACTATTGTGCACAAATCCCACTTCTTCAGCTAGGCCTTTAATGTCTTCGGTAGTGAGCATGCTTGAAGGCAAGGCTGAAGTTCACGAATACCTCACAGATTCAAGCATTTCTTCAAATCGTCAAATGAGTGCAGAGATTATGAAAAAGTTGTATCGGAaacttgaagaagatgatacaaATGTTAGCCAAACAAGGAGTATGTTAGCTGATGGGCCATGGACCAATTCTTCTACATCTGCTGCTGATCTTTATCCAGTTAGTTTGACTTCTGGATATTTGCAGAATAGAGATTCcacaaattag